A genomic segment from Aegilops tauschii subsp. strangulata cultivar AL8/78 chromosome 1, Aet v6.0, whole genome shotgun sequence encodes:
- the LOC109746881 gene encoding probable protein arginine N-methyltransferase 6.2 isoform X2 has product MLAGGEDGNGHLPRPRRPRRVGGMGSPSGQAASALPHPAPPPCTDYDMAYFKAYSHIGVHEEMLKDHVRTNTYRNAIMHHKDLISGKVVLDVGCGTGVLSIFCAFAGATRVYAVDASDIALQAMEIVRENELSDKVIVLHGRIEDVEIEEKVDVIISEWMGYMLLYESMLGSVIFARDKWLKPGGLILPSHASLYLAPITNSHRYQDSIYFWRDVYGIKMSCMMPLAKQCTFMEPSVETISGENVLTWPTVVAQVDCYTIQAPDLETITAAYKFTSMLQAPLHGFAFWFDVEFNGPVRQKFKKQASQPLDVNMQNSNPSNKKKKADVSIVLSTAPEDAPTHWQQYWRPMVR; this is encoded by the exons atgctcgccggcggcgaggacgGCAACGGCCATCTGCCGCGGCCCCGCAGGCCGCGGCGCGTCGGAGGCATGGGATCTCCTTCGGGCCAGGCGGCCTCGGCTCTGCCGCACCCCGCTCCGCCCCCCTGCACCGACTACGACATGGCCTACTTCAAGGCCTACTCCCACATCGGCGTCCACGAGGAGATGCTCAAG GATCATGTGAGGACTAATACTTACAGAAATGCTATCATGCATCACAAAGATCTAATTTCAGGCAAG GTCGTATTGGATGTTGGCTGCGGCACTGGTGTTCTTTCTATATTTTGTGCTTTTGCTGGTGCCACTCGG GTCTATGCAGTCGATGCAAGTGATATTGCGTTACAG GCAATGGAAATTGTGAGGGAAAATGAGCTGTCTGACAAAGTCATTGTTTTGCATGGACGAATCGAG GATGTCGAAATTGAAGAAAAAGTTGATGTCATTATATCTGAATGGATGGGCTATATGCTTCTCTACGAG AGTATGCTGGGGAGCGTAATTTTTGCTAGGGATAAATGGCTTAAGCCAGGGGGTCTTATTCTTCCATCTCATGCATCG CTTTATCTTGCGCCTATTACAAATTCGCACAGATATCAGGATAGTATTTACTTCTGGCGAGATGTATATGGTATAAAAA TGTCCTGTATGATGCCGCTTGCAAAACAATGCACATTCATGGAGCCTTCTGTTGAGACAATTAGTGGCGAGAATGTTTTGACATGGCCAACGGTG GTTGCACAAGTGGATTGCTATACCATACAAGCTCCAGATCTTGAAACTATTACCGCTGCATACAAGTTTACATCAATGTTGCAAG CTCCATTGCATGGATTTGCATTTTGGTTCGATGTCGAGTTTAATGGACCAGTTCGCCAGAAATTCAAGAAGCAAGCAAGCCAACCCTTGGATGTCAATATGCAAAATTCCAACCCAAGCAATAAAAAGAAAAAGGCAGATGTCTCAATTGTTCTGTCAACTGCCCCAGAGGACGCCCCTACTCACTGGCAGCAG TACTGGAGACCAATGGTACGTTAA
- the LOC109746881 gene encoding probable protein arginine N-methyltransferase 6.2 isoform X1: protein MLAGGEDGNGHLPRPRRPRRVGGMGSPSGQAASALPHPAPPPCTDYDMAYFKAYSHIGVHEEMLKDHVRTNTYRNAIMHHKDLISGKVVLDVGCGTGVLSIFCAFAGATRVYAVDASDIALQAMEIVRENELSDKVIVLHGRIEDVEIEEKVDVIISEWMGYMLLYESMLGSVIFARDKWLKPGGLILPSHASLYLAPITNSHRYQDSIYFWRDVYGIKMSCMMPLAKQCTFMEPSVETISGENVLTWPTVVAQVDCYTIQAPDLETITAAYKFTSMLQAPLHGFAFWFDVEFNGPVRQKFKKQASQPLDVNMQNSNPSNKKKKADVSIVLSTAPEDAPTHWQQTLLYLFEPIELKKNQIMEGSVTISQSQQHARFLNICLKYFTGDQWYVKESVMR, encoded by the exons atgctcgccggcggcgaggacgGCAACGGCCATCTGCCGCGGCCCCGCAGGCCGCGGCGCGTCGGAGGCATGGGATCTCCTTCGGGCCAGGCGGCCTCGGCTCTGCCGCACCCCGCTCCGCCCCCCTGCACCGACTACGACATGGCCTACTTCAAGGCCTACTCCCACATCGGCGTCCACGAGGAGATGCTCAAG GATCATGTGAGGACTAATACTTACAGAAATGCTATCATGCATCACAAAGATCTAATTTCAGGCAAG GTCGTATTGGATGTTGGCTGCGGCACTGGTGTTCTTTCTATATTTTGTGCTTTTGCTGGTGCCACTCGG GTCTATGCAGTCGATGCAAGTGATATTGCGTTACAG GCAATGGAAATTGTGAGGGAAAATGAGCTGTCTGACAAAGTCATTGTTTTGCATGGACGAATCGAG GATGTCGAAATTGAAGAAAAAGTTGATGTCATTATATCTGAATGGATGGGCTATATGCTTCTCTACGAG AGTATGCTGGGGAGCGTAATTTTTGCTAGGGATAAATGGCTTAAGCCAGGGGGTCTTATTCTTCCATCTCATGCATCG CTTTATCTTGCGCCTATTACAAATTCGCACAGATATCAGGATAGTATTTACTTCTGGCGAGATGTATATGGTATAAAAA TGTCCTGTATGATGCCGCTTGCAAAACAATGCACATTCATGGAGCCTTCTGTTGAGACAATTAGTGGCGAGAATGTTTTGACATGGCCAACGGTG GTTGCACAAGTGGATTGCTATACCATACAAGCTCCAGATCTTGAAACTATTACCGCTGCATACAAGTTTACATCAATGTTGCAAG CTCCATTGCATGGATTTGCATTTTGGTTCGATGTCGAGTTTAATGGACCAGTTCGCCAGAAATTCAAGAAGCAAGCAAGCCAACCCTTGGATGTCAATATGCAAAATTCCAACCCAAGCAATAAAAAGAAAAAGGCAGATGTCTCAATTGTTCTGTCAACTGCCCCAGAGGACGCCCCTACTCACTGGCAGCAG ACTCTCCTTTACTTATTTGAACCTATTGAGTTAAAGAAAAACCAAATTATGGAAGGTTCTGTTACCATATCTCAGAGCCAGCAACATGCTCGCTTCCTTAACATTTGCCTGAAATATTT TACTGGAGACCAATGGTACGTTAAAGAATCAGTGATGCGATAG